A portion of the Pseudopipra pipra isolate bDixPip1 chromosome 1, bDixPip1.hap1, whole genome shotgun sequence genome contains these proteins:
- the LOC135419686 gene encoding probable 2-ketogluconate reductase codes for MEGGELPGLLVNEIGGIRGILHSHVAFLRKHFYLITMKELLENRKHLSRKVQAIYMWWHKPVIDQELLQSLPNLKVIANSGVGMDHLDLKLIASFGVKMANAPRAVCSSTADAGMALLLASARRLVEVHHIAISSSMDYCEADILGVKVSGATLGIIGMGRIGYKIALRAKAFEMKILYHNRTQRKAQEEQAVGATYCKKIDSLLQQADFVMVAVSLTPQTRNLIGKRELELMKPTATLVNISRGAVVDQEALVMALQTGVIWAAALDVTYPEPLPRDHPLLKLKNVIITPHLGIKTDKTTYMITEEAVENILAALNGLPMPSEVLPN; via the exons ATGGAAGGAGGAGAACTACCTGGGCTTTTGGTAAATGAAATCGGTGGCATACGTGGGATACTGCACAGCCATGTGGCATTCCTGAGGAAACATTTCTACCTCATCACCATGAAGGAATTGCTTGAAAACAGGAAGCATTTAAGCAGAAAGGTCCAAGCAATCTATATGTGGTGGCACAAACCAGTCATTGACCAAGAGCTCCTCCAGAGCCTGCCAAACTTGAAAGTGATTGCAAATTCAGGAGTGGGGATGGATCACCTGGATCTGAAACTTATAGCTAGCTTTGGTGTGAAGATGGCTAATGCTCCACGTGCtgtttgcagcagcacagcagatgCTGGGATGGCTTTGCTGCTAGCATCTGCTAGAAGACTAGTGGAAG TCCATCACATTGCGATTTCTTCAAGTATGGATTACTGTGAAGCTGATATTCTGGGAGTTAAAGTTTCTGGAGCTACTCTGGGGATCATTGGCATGGGCCGCATTGGATATAAGATTGCTCTGAGAGCCAAAGCATTTGAAATGAAGATTTTGTACCACAACAGGACACAGAG GAAAGCGCAAGAGGAACAAGCTGTTGGTGCCACTTACTGCAAAAAGATAGACAGCTTACTCCAGCAGGCAGATTTTGTTATGGTGGCGGTGAGCCTGACACCTCAGACACGCAACCTGATTGGGAAAAGAGAGCTGGAGCTAATGAAACCCACAGCTACTCTGGTTAACATCAGCCGAG GTGCAGTAGTTGACCAAGAGGCGCTGGTGATGGCTCTGCAGACTGGTGTTATCTGGGCCGCGGCTTTGGATGTAACCTACCCAGAACCACTGCCCAG agatCATCCTTTGTTAAAATTAAAGAATGTCATTATAACGCCTCACCTCGGCATTAAAACAGACAAGACCACTTACATGATAACAGAGGAAGCAGTTGAAAACATACTAGCAGCTCTAAATGGTCTCCCCATGCCCAGTGAAGTGCTCCCTAATTGA
- the LOC135419662 gene encoding probable 2-ketogluconate reductase isoform X1, with the protein MFMSKAFSLLKPIPLMSGQTNLTYKFIHQLVASHGRRCHRSVIYKQRYRTCPCSAGRRTISAETKVMAKEELPGVLILDIGGTQGVLENLAALLKKHFHLITMKEFLENKEEMSKKIQSVFVFECRPTIDRELLESLPNLKVIGNSGVGVDHLDLKMISSFGVKVTNTPHAVADPTADIGMALMLASARRLVEGCQIAVSPDTKHFAVDWLGVEVTRATLGIIGMGSIGYKVAQRARAFNMRILYHNRNRRRKEEEEAVGAHYCEKMEDLLQQSDFVMLIVNLTPETHRLIGKKELSLMKPTATLINISRGAVIDQDALVEALQSKVIRAAALDVTYPEPLPRDHPLLKLKNIIITPHIGTATVQAIHMMAEEAIANILAVLNGQPIPSEVFPK; encoded by the exons ATGTTCATGAGCAAGGCATTCAGTCTGTTGAAACCGATTCCATTGATGTCTGGCCAGACAAATTTGACTTACAAATTTATTCATCAACTTGTTGCTTCTCATGGACGTCGCTGTCACAGAAGCGTGATTTACAAACAGAGGTACAGGACATGCCCATGTAGTGCTGGAAGACGAACAATAAGTGCTGAGACTAAG GTCATGGCAAAAGAAGAGTTGCCAGGCGTTTTGATTCTGGATATAGGAGGAACTCAAGGTGTGCTAGAAAACCTTGCAGCGCTTTTGAAGAAACACTTTCACCTTATCACCATGAAGGAATTTcttgaaaacaaagaagaaatgagCAAAAAAATCCAATCTGTTTTCGTGTTTGAGTGCAGGCCAACTATTGACCGGGAGCTTCTAGAAAGCCTGCCTAATTTAAAGGTAATTGGAAACTCTGGAGTTGGAGTTGATCACTTAGACTTGAAAATGATCTCTAGCTTTGGAGTAAAAGTGACCAACACCCCCCACGCCGTGGCGGACCCAACAGCGGACATAGGAATGGCCTTGATGCTGGCCTCTGCCAGAAGACTAGTAGAAG GCTGCCAGATTGCGGTTTCTCCAGACACGAAGCATTTTGCTGTTGACTGGCTGGGAGTGGAAGTAACCAGAGCGACGCTTGGGATCATCGGGATGGGCAGCATTGGGTACAAAGTGGCTCAGAGAGCCAGAGCCTTCAACATGAGGATCCTCTACCATAACAGAAACCGGAG aagaaaggaagaggaagaagctgTTGGTGCCCACTACTGTGAGAAGATGGAAGACTTGCTGCAACAATCTGACTTTGTTATGTTGATTGTGAACCTGACTCCTGAGACTCACAGACTGATTGGGAAAAAGGAGCTGAGTCTGATGAAACCCACAGCTACTCTTATAAACATCAGCCGAG GTGCAGTTATTGATCAAGATGCCTTGGTAGAAGCTCTCCAGAGTAAGGTTATTagggctgcagctctggatGTGACATACCCTGAGCCTCTGCCAAG AGATCACCCtctattaaaattaaaaaacatcaTCATAACCCCTCACATTGGAACTGCAACAGTCCAAGCTATCCATATGATGGCAGAAGAAGCAATAGCAAATATACTGGCTGTTCTCAATGGCCAACCCATTCCAAGTGAAGTGTTTCCCAAATGA
- the LOC135419662 gene encoding probable 2-ketogluconate reductase isoform X2 — MAKEELPGVLILDIGGTQGVLENLAALLKKHFHLITMKEFLENKEEMSKKIQSVFVFECRPTIDRELLESLPNLKVIGNSGVGVDHLDLKMISSFGVKVTNTPHAVADPTADIGMALMLASARRLVEGCQIAVSPDTKHFAVDWLGVEVTRATLGIIGMGSIGYKVAQRARAFNMRILYHNRNRRRKEEEEAVGAHYCEKMEDLLQQSDFVMLIVNLTPETHRLIGKKELSLMKPTATLINISRGAVIDQDALVEALQSKVIRAAALDVTYPEPLPRDHPLLKLKNIIITPHIGTATVQAIHMMAEEAIANILAVLNGQPIPSEVFPK, encoded by the exons ATGGCAAAAGAAGAGTTGCCAGGCGTTTTGATTCTGGATATAGGAGGAACTCAAGGTGTGCTAGAAAACCTTGCAGCGCTTTTGAAGAAACACTTTCACCTTATCACCATGAAGGAATTTcttgaaaacaaagaagaaatgagCAAAAAAATCCAATCTGTTTTCGTGTTTGAGTGCAGGCCAACTATTGACCGGGAGCTTCTAGAAAGCCTGCCTAATTTAAAGGTAATTGGAAACTCTGGAGTTGGAGTTGATCACTTAGACTTGAAAATGATCTCTAGCTTTGGAGTAAAAGTGACCAACACCCCCCACGCCGTGGCGGACCCAACAGCGGACATAGGAATGGCCTTGATGCTGGCCTCTGCCAGAAGACTAGTAGAAG GCTGCCAGATTGCGGTTTCTCCAGACACGAAGCATTTTGCTGTTGACTGGCTGGGAGTGGAAGTAACCAGAGCGACGCTTGGGATCATCGGGATGGGCAGCATTGGGTACAAAGTGGCTCAGAGAGCCAGAGCCTTCAACATGAGGATCCTCTACCATAACAGAAACCGGAG aagaaaggaagaggaagaagctgTTGGTGCCCACTACTGTGAGAAGATGGAAGACTTGCTGCAACAATCTGACTTTGTTATGTTGATTGTGAACCTGACTCCTGAGACTCACAGACTGATTGGGAAAAAGGAGCTGAGTCTGATGAAACCCACAGCTACTCTTATAAACATCAGCCGAG GTGCAGTTATTGATCAAGATGCCTTGGTAGAAGCTCTCCAGAGTAAGGTTATTagggctgcagctctggatGTGACATACCCTGAGCCTCTGCCAAG AGATCACCCtctattaaaattaaaaaacatcaTCATAACCCCTCACATTGGAACTGCAACAGTCCAAGCTATCCATATGATGGCAGAAGAAGCAATAGCAAATATACTGGCTGTTCTCAATGGCCAACCCATTCCAAGTGAAGTGTTTCCCAAATGA